The Canis lupus familiaris isolate Mischka breed German Shepherd chromosome 14, alternate assembly UU_Cfam_GSD_1.0, whole genome shotgun sequence genome window below encodes:
- the LOC609321 gene encoding hyaluronidase-1-like isoform X1 has translation MCNPWVAWLGVLLPLIKFTHSVLKPALPPVIKNQPFNIFWAVPTMQCQHFFNVDLNLQLFNIISNPLETQKGSTIAIFYPNELGYYPYFSQDGKPFNGGIPQNISIPKHLKKTTDDIAKVVSWWRSEGLIIIDWESWKPQWDRNWGNRLIYKNHSLAFTRNLHPDWSEMKVKTVAQQEFENSGKNLMSTTLTLALEMRPKCLWGFYLYPDCYNYDYRINPQMYTGKCPNDEILRNDQLQWLWEKSTALYTSIYLDKILKSSLNALKFVHYRVREAMRIAEMARHDYVLPVFIFSRPFYVHSIEALSQEDLVHTIGESAALGAAGVILWGGFEYSDSKETCLSVQKSIQGPLGHYAVNVTSAAKFCSQSLCNNNGRCIRKTPESSSYLHMPESSTKKYILNKSFRFIISSTSKLKTTKVMKNGFVCHCYYGWQGESCQQPSSDILRGKNKAPRTSFIVPVFLSMTLSVILWNVITSSYNVNFSLKY, from the exons ATGTGTAACCCATGGGTAGCATGGTTAGGAGTGCTGTTGCCCTTGATCAAGTTCACTCATTCAGTCCTCAAACCAGCACTGCCTCCAGTGATCAAGAACCAACCTTTCAACATTTTCTGGGCTGTCCCAACAATGCAGTGTCAACATTTCTTCAACGTGGATTTGAATCTCcagttatttaatattatatcaaATCCTTTAGAGACTCAGAAGGGATCAACAATTGCCATATTTTATCCAAATGAATTAGGGTATTATCCTTATTTCTCTCAAGATGGAAAACCCTTTAATGGAGGGATACCACAGAATATAAGTATTCCTAAACACCTCAAGAAGACAACTGATGACATTGCAAAAGTTGTCTCTTGGTGGAGATCAGAAGGTCTTATTATCATTGACTGGGAGAGCTGGAAACCTCAATGGGATAGAAATTGGGGCAATAGACTAATATATAAAAACCACTCCTTAGCCTTCACTAGAAACCTCCATCCTGACTGgtcagaaatgaaagtgaaaacagttGCCCAACAGGAATTTGAAAATTCTGGGAAGAATCTTATGAGCACCACTCTCACACTGGCTTTAGAAATGAGACCAAAGTGCTTATGGGGCTTTTATCTTTACCCAGACTGCTACAATTATGATTATAGGATAAATCCACAAATGTACACAGGTAAATGCCCAAATGATGAAATTTTACGCAATGACCAACTCCAGTGGCTTTGGGAAAAAAGCACAGCACTTTATACTTCAATATATTTGGATAAAATATTGAAGTCAAGTTTAAATGCTCTGAAATTTGTTCATTATCGAGTTAGGGAAGCCATGAGGATTGCTGAAATGGCTAGACATGACTATGTTttgccagtttttattttttccagaccATTTTATGTGCATAGTATTGAAGCTTTGTCACAG GAAGATTTAGTACATACAATTGGTGAGAGTGCCGCATTGGGGGCAGCAGGAGTAATATTGTGGGGAGGATTTGAATATTCTGATTCAAAG GAGACCTGCTTATCTGTGCAAAAGTCCATCCAAGGGCCATTGGGCCATTATGCTGTTAATGTGACATCTGCAGCCAAATTCTGCAGTCAAAGTCTATGTAACAATAATGGAAGGTGTATCCGAAAAACACCTGAATCCTCCTCCTATCTGCATATGCCTGAAAGTAGCACTAAGAAATACATCCTAAATAAGAGTTTCAGATTCATCATTTCTTCAACCAGTAAACTGAAGACAACAAAGGTCATGAAGAATGGATTTGTGTGTCATTGCTATTATGGCTGGCAGGGAGAATCTTGTCAGCAACCCTCTTCAGATATCTTGAGAGGGAAGAATAAGGCTCCAAGGACTAGCTTTATTGTACCAGTTTTTCTCAGCATGACCTTATCTGTGATTCTATGGAATGTTATCACCTCCTCTTACAACGTCAATTTTTCCTTGAAATACTGA
- the LOC609321 gene encoding hyaluronidase-4-like isoform X2, whose translation MCNPWVAWLGVLLPLIKFTHSVLKPALPPVIKNQPFNIFWAVPTMQCQHFFNVDLNLQLFNIISNPLETQKGSTIAIFYPNELGYYPYFSQDGKPFNGGIPQNISIPKHLKKTTDDIAKVVSWWRSEGLIIIDWESWKPQWDRNWGNRLIYKNHSLAFTRNLHPDWSEMKVKTVAQQEFENSGKNLMSTTLTLALEMRPKCLWGFYLYPDCYNYDYRINPQMYTGKCPNDEILRNDQLQWLWEKSTALYTSIYLDKILKSSLNALKFVHYRVREAMRIAEMARHDYVLPVFIFSRPFYVHSIEALSQETCLSVQKSIQGPLGHYAVNVTSAAKFCSQSLCNNNGRCIRKTPESSSYLHMPESSTKKYILNKSFRFIISSTSKLKTTKVMKNGFVCHCYYGWQGESCQQPSSDILRGKNKAPRTSFIVPVFLSMTLSVILWNVITSSYNVNFSLKY comes from the exons ATGTGTAACCCATGGGTAGCATGGTTAGGAGTGCTGTTGCCCTTGATCAAGTTCACTCATTCAGTCCTCAAACCAGCACTGCCTCCAGTGATCAAGAACCAACCTTTCAACATTTTCTGGGCTGTCCCAACAATGCAGTGTCAACATTTCTTCAACGTGGATTTGAATCTCcagttatttaatattatatcaaATCCTTTAGAGACTCAGAAGGGATCAACAATTGCCATATTTTATCCAAATGAATTAGGGTATTATCCTTATTTCTCTCAAGATGGAAAACCCTTTAATGGAGGGATACCACAGAATATAAGTATTCCTAAACACCTCAAGAAGACAACTGATGACATTGCAAAAGTTGTCTCTTGGTGGAGATCAGAAGGTCTTATTATCATTGACTGGGAGAGCTGGAAACCTCAATGGGATAGAAATTGGGGCAATAGACTAATATATAAAAACCACTCCTTAGCCTTCACTAGAAACCTCCATCCTGACTGgtcagaaatgaaagtgaaaacagttGCCCAACAGGAATTTGAAAATTCTGGGAAGAATCTTATGAGCACCACTCTCACACTGGCTTTAGAAATGAGACCAAAGTGCTTATGGGGCTTTTATCTTTACCCAGACTGCTACAATTATGATTATAGGATAAATCCACAAATGTACACAGGTAAATGCCCAAATGATGAAATTTTACGCAATGACCAACTCCAGTGGCTTTGGGAAAAAAGCACAGCACTTTATACTTCAATATATTTGGATAAAATATTGAAGTCAAGTTTAAATGCTCTGAAATTTGTTCATTATCGAGTTAGGGAAGCCATGAGGATTGCTGAAATGGCTAGACATGACTATGTTttgccagtttttattttttccagaccATTTTATGTGCATAGTATTGAAGCTTTGTCACAG GAGACCTGCTTATCTGTGCAAAAGTCCATCCAAGGGCCATTGGGCCATTATGCTGTTAATGTGACATCTGCAGCCAAATTCTGCAGTCAAAGTCTATGTAACAATAATGGAAGGTGTATCCGAAAAACACCTGAATCCTCCTCCTATCTGCATATGCCTGAAAGTAGCACTAAGAAATACATCCTAAATAAGAGTTTCAGATTCATCATTTCTTCAACCAGTAAACTGAAGACAACAAAGGTCATGAAGAATGGATTTGTGTGTCATTGCTATTATGGCTGGCAGGGAGAATCTTGTCAGCAACCCTCTTCAGATATCTTGAGAGGGAAGAATAAGGCTCCAAGGACTAGCTTTATTGTACCAGTTTTTCTCAGCATGACCTTATCTGTGATTCTATGGAATGTTATCACCTCCTCTTACAACGTCAATTTTTCCTTGAAATACTGA